Sequence from the Planctomycetota bacterium genome:
CCTGCGGCGGTACAACACCGACCCGCACCCCGACGACATCGCCGAACTGCTCAGCCGTGAGGCGGACGATGCCCGTGTCAGAGAGAGCGGTGAGAACGCCGCCCGCAGCACGGCCGAAGACCCCAACGCCAACAACGACGGCACCCCCGATTCACCCGGTGAATCACCCAACGAATGATCCCGCCCGCGGCGAATGAATGCGCCCCGGCAATACCCCACCCCAGGAAACGTACAGATGGCCAAGATGTTCTACACGTCGGAAGAAGCTCAGGAAGCCCTGGGCCTCGATGAAGAGGGACTCAAGCAGCTCACCCGCGAGGGCAAGCTCCGCGAGTTCCGTGATGGTTCGCGCATCATGTACAAGTCCGATCAGGTCGACAGCCTTCGCGGCGAGACCGGCGGCGATGCGGTCGACCTTGCCGGCGATTCGATGGGTGACTCGATCGGTTTGGCCGACTCGGCGGGCGCGTCCGGTTCGGCCATCGGTCTGGCCGACACGGGCGACACCGGTGGTGGCCTCGGGCTCAGCCCCGACGACACGGCGGCCGACCTCGGCCTCTCCGGCAGCCTCGGCGGCGTCCCCAGTCCCTCCGACACCGGCTCCGGCTCGGGCATCACCGTTCTCGAAGACACCGGCGCCGGCGACCCCGCCGCCCAGACCGCCATCTCCGCTTCCGTCTCTGATCAGATCAACCTCGAAGCCACCGGCTCCGGGTCCGGCCTGCTCGACCTCACCCGCGAGCAGGACGACACCTCGCTCGGCGCCGACGTCCTCGACGACATCGGTCCCGGCGGCACGGGCCTCGGCGGCAGCGTTGGCGGGTCCATGGGCGGCAGCTTCGGCGGGTCCGGCTCGAACATGGGCGGCACCGCCCTCGGCCAGGCCGTCCCCGGACAGACCATGGCCACGCCCGTCCCCGGCCAGGTGCCGATGGCCGCGGCCGCTGCGGCGTACGACCCGTCGTCCGCAGCCTTTGCCGGTCTCGCACTCGGCGGGATCATCGCCTCGTTCATCGGCCTGCTTGCTGTGGCCGGTCTCGCACTCCGCGCCGTGCCCGGCGTTCTCGCACCGATCACTACGCCTGGAGAAGCCGGCGACAACGCGCTGATCTACGTGCTGGTCGGCGGCTTGGTGCTCTCGGTTATCCTCGCCGCGATCGGCTTTGTCATCGGCAAGTCGTCGTCCTAAGTCCAACTGCCCCTCACCGCCGAGCAGGGACGCTCGACGCACCTACAGCCCGGAACGGATCCCACACCATGACCAAGAAGAATTTGCTCATCGCCGCCGGACTCTCGGCGCTCTCGCTCGGCCTCGTCGGCTGCGTCCCCCAGGAAAAGTACAACGCCCTGCGCATCGAGAAA
This genomic interval carries:
- a CDS encoding helix-turn-helix domain-containing protein, which encodes MAKMFYTSEEAQEALGLDEEGLKQLTREGKLREFRDGSRIMYKSDQVDSLRGETGGDAVDLAGDSMGDSIGLADSAGASGSAIGLADTGDTGGGLGLSPDDTAADLGLSGSLGGVPSPSDTGSGSGITVLEDTGAGDPAAQTAISASVSDQINLEATGSGSGLLDLTREQDDTSLGADVLDDIGPGGTGLGGSVGGSMGGSFGGSGSNMGGTALGQAVPGQTMATPVPGQVPMAAAAAAYDPSSAAFAGLALGGIIASFIGLLAVAGLALRAVPGVLAPITTPGEAGDNALIYVLVGGLVLSVILAAIGFVIGKSSS